One window of the Bos mutus isolate GX-2022 chromosome X, NWIPB_WYAK_1.1, whole genome shotgun sequence genome contains the following:
- the LOC102288077 gene encoding melanoma-associated antigen B16 — MPQYPESPRCSHDQCLWTCIKSQSLEVAQVSKALEETHLPSHLLMPGHLKECPGAGIPSTPEGCQSFCASSTAITAISSIKSEEGYMIREEESSPGTLLAVLDPRSVPIYALDEEVNLLVNFLLLKYQMKEPITKTDTLKIIINKCEVHFLEIFLRASECMEMLFGLDLMEVDHTNHCYRHLIKLGLTYDGIKHSEGSLPKTDILILILNVIFMKGNRATEDKAWEVLNVTGIYSGMNHFIFGEPRKLITEDVVKEKYLKYWQVANTDPAGSEFLLTPRAHAETTKMKVLEFLAKVNGTDPSSFTSQYEDAMQDEEERA, encoded by the coding sequence ATGCCTCAGTATCCAGAGAGTCCACGATGCTCCCATGATCAATGCCTTTGGACCTGCATCAAGTCTCAGTCCCTAGAGGTTGCACAGGTCTCCAAGGCACTGGAGGAGACCCATCTCCCCTCCCATCTTCTAATGCCTGGCCATTTGAAGGAGTGTCCCGGTGCTGGTATTCCCAGTACTCCTGAAGGTTGTCAGAGTTTCTGTGCATCTTCCACTGCCattacagccatctcatccatcaAATCAGAAGAGGGCTACATGATCCGGGAAGAAGAGAGTAGTCCAGGCACTTTACTGGCTGTGCTAGACCCCAGGAGTGTGCCTATATATGCTCTAGATGAGGAAGTGAATTTGCTGGTGAATTTCCTGCTGCTTAAGTATCAAATGAAAGAGCCGATAACAAAGACAGATACGTTGAAGATTATCATCAACAAGTGTGAAGTCCACTTCCTTGAGATCTTCCTGAGAGCCTCTGAATGCATGGAGATGCTCTTTGGCCTTGATCTGATGGAAGTGGATCATACCAATCACTGCTATCGCCACCTCATCAAATTGGGCCTCACCTATGATGGGATAAAGCACAGTGAAGGGAGCCTGCCCAAGACCGACATCCTGATACTTATCCTGAATGTGATCTTCATGAAGGGCAACCGTGCCACTGAAGACAAAGCCTGGGAAGTTCTTAATGTGACTGGAATCTATTCTGGGATGAATCATTTCATCTTTGGGGAGCCCAGGAAGCTCATCACTGAAGATGTTGTGaaggaaaaatatctgaaatactGGCAGGTGGCCAACACGGATCCTGCAGGATCTGAGTTCCTGTTGACTCCCAGAGCTCATGCTGAAACCACCAAGATGAAGGTCCTGGAGTTTCTGGCCAAAGTTAATGGGACTGACCCAAGTTCTTTCACATCTCAGTATGAGGATGCTATGCAAGATGAAGAAGAGAGAGCCTGA